A region of Gloeocapsopsis sp. IPPAS B-1203 DNA encodes the following proteins:
- a CDS encoding ferric reductase-like transmembrane domain-containing protein: MILLDTYSLPNLLGFLALISYVITLLPTIIRIVFPQTKATGLPQWLLKNRRLAGVLAFFLALLHGYFLVEKRQLDFFDPKTFWIYLQGISTFIIFTLLAITSNDWSVKKLKKNWKQLHKLTYIAMFLLTWHVWDKMSGHWTYLTPIGIVAIAGITLLYIIRLYIERQNQQQKLIKTALVSAKSNK, encoded by the coding sequence ATTCTCTTAGACACATATTCATTACCTAATTTGTTGGGTTTTCTGGCATTAATTAGTTATGTTATCACATTACTTCCCACCATAATTAGGATAGTTTTTCCTCAAACTAAAGCAACAGGTTTGCCACAGTGGTTACTTAAAAATCGCCGCCTTGCTGGAGTTCTCGCATTCTTTTTAGCACTTTTACATGGGTATTTTCTAGTTGAGAAAAGACAGCTTGACTTCTTCGATCCAAAGACCTTTTGGATTTATTTACAAGGAATATCTACATTCATAATTTTTACGCTTCTTGCGATAACCTCTAACGATTGGAGTGTCAAAAAGCTGAAGAAAAATTGGAAACAACTGCATAAACTCACATATATAGCAATGTTTCTGTTAACTTGGCACGTTTGGGACAAAATGTCAGGACATTGGACATATTTAACACCCATTGGCATCGTGGCGATCGCTGGAATCACGCTTTTGTATATCATCCGTCTCTATATTGAACGCCAAAATCAACAACAAAAACTGATAAAAACAGCTTTGGTGTCAGCTAAAAGCAATAAATAG